A genomic stretch from Aedes albopictus strain Foshan chromosome 2, AalbF5, whole genome shotgun sequence includes:
- the LOC115258082 gene encoding uncharacterized protein LOC115258082 has translation LIDIYSILYSPSLQQKYIWTSGRQCDFKGCDRPDLQPVSVNGWFWTAELQKLAPANVRNQNDWSEQGGIGKPQPDNRELLQGGAPENCLAILNNFYNDGVHWHDVACHHVKPWVCEENDALLKYVKYTNPGLRI, from the coding sequence TTAATCGACATCTATTCCATTCTCTACTCTCCTTCGTTGCAGCAAAAATACATCTGGACCAGCGGCCGCCAGTGCGACTTCAAGGGCTGTGACCGACCGGATCTCCAGCCGGTGTCCGTCAACGGGTGGTTCTGGACCGCTGAGCTGCAGAAGCTGGCACCAGCCAATGTGCGCAACCAGAACGACTGGTCAGAGCAGGGAGGAATCGGCAAGCCGCAACCGGATAACCGCGAGCTGTTGCAGGGTGGTGCCCCCGAGAACTGTCTGGCCATCCTGAACAACTTCTACAACGATGGAGTGCACTGGCACGACGTTGCCTGCCACCACGTGAAACCGTGGGTGTGCGAAGAGAACGACGCCCTGCTGAAGTACGTCAAGTACACCAACCCGGGACTGCGCATCTAG